From a region of the Trichocoleus sp. genome:
- a CDS encoding chromophore lyase CpcT/CpeT, producing the protein MTHSTDTLTLARWMAADFSNQAQAFENPPFFAHIRVCMRPLPAHLLGGVGLFVEQAYDYMLNDPYRVRALRLVAQGDRIEIENFMVKDETEFYGASRDLKRLQMLTPEHFTKLPGCNMIVNWMGQSFKGYVEPGKGCIVRRKGQDTYLDTEFEIDEHQFISLDRGLDPATDELVWGSVAGPFHFIRRTSYADEVKEM; encoded by the coding sequence ATGACCCATTCCACCGATACTTTAACCCTTGCACGCTGGATGGCAGCCGACTTCAGCAACCAGGCACAGGCATTTGAAAATCCTCCCTTTTTTGCTCATATCCGCGTTTGTATGCGTCCTTTACCCGCCCATCTGCTGGGAGGTGTGGGGTTGTTTGTGGAGCAAGCTTATGACTATATGCTGAATGACCCTTACCGGGTTCGGGCACTTAGGCTGGTTGCTCAGGGCGATCGGATCGAGATTGAGAATTTCATGGTGAAAGATGAAACCGAGTTCTATGGGGCATCGCGTGACTTAAAGCGGCTGCAAATGCTCACACCTGAACATTTCACCAAACTTCCAGGCTGCAACATGATTGTCAACTGGATGGGGCAAAGCTTTAAGGGATATGTTGAGCCAGGCAAGGGCTGCATTGTGAGGCGCAAGGGACAAGACACCTACCTCGACACCGAGTTTGAAATTGACGAGCACCAATTTATCAGCCTCGATCGCGGACTCGACCCAGCCACCGATGAGCTCGTTTGGGGGTCAGTTGCGGGACCGTTCCACTTCATTCGGCGCACTAGCTATGCAGATGAAGTAAAAGAAATGTAG
- a CDS encoding M48 family metallopeptidase, producing the protein MSFSKTLLIGLKSNDFRHPLDLEATQALRQIPGLDLLVRSVLGSVAERFFYLENIASSILVGEQQLPHLHKLLLEACKILDLEPPQLYVRQHPVPNAYTFAMRGKQPFIVVHTSLIDLLTPTEIQAVIAHELGHLKCEHSVYMTLANLLVLAAGQFNPWGGILAQNLQMQLMEWVRCAEFSCDRAALLATQDSRTVASVMMKLSGGSPTLAPQLNLDAFLAQARSYEDVTTDEIGKLLRQTQTAPLSHPLPVLRAREIDRWASSKDYQSLLQKHNTGSDPKSDRGGWRNW; encoded by the coding sequence ATGTCTTTCTCCAAAACTCTGCTGATTGGACTGAAATCAAACGATTTTCGGCATCCACTTGATCTAGAGGCAACCCAGGCACTACGGCAGATCCCAGGATTGGATTTGCTGGTGCGATCGGTGTTGGGGTCGGTGGCGGAGCGGTTCTTCTATTTAGAGAATATTGCCTCTAGTATTCTGGTTGGTGAACAGCAGTTGCCCCATCTGCACAAGCTCTTGCTGGAAGCCTGCAAAATTCTTGACCTGGAACCGCCTCAGCTTTATGTACGGCAGCACCCAGTTCCCAATGCCTATACCTTTGCGATGCGAGGCAAGCAGCCGTTTATTGTCGTGCATACCTCACTGATCGATCTGCTAACTCCTACCGAAATTCAGGCAGTCATCGCTCACGAATTGGGACATCTCAAGTGCGAGCATAGCGTTTATATGACGCTGGCAAATTTGCTGGTGCTGGCAGCAGGGCAGTTCAATCCTTGGGGTGGAATACTGGCTCAAAATTTGCAAATGCAGCTGATGGAATGGGTACGCTGTGCAGAGTTTAGCTGCGATCGGGCTGCCCTGTTAGCCACGCAAGATTCGCGCACAGTCGCTTCGGTGATGATGAAACTGAGCGGAGGTTCCCCAACGCTGGCTCCACAACTGAACCTGGACGCATTTCTTGCACAAGCCCGCTCTTACGAAGATGTGACCACCGACGAAATCGGTAAGCTTCTACGTCAAACTCAAACCGCGCCGCTGAGTCATCCTCTCCCTGTGCTACGGGCAAGAGAGATCGATCGCTGGGCAAGCAGTAAGGATTATCAATCGCTGCTCCAAAAACACAACACAGGCAGTGATCCTAAATCGGACAGGGGTGGATGGCGAAACTGGTAA
- a CDS encoding DUF4383 domain-containing protein, producing the protein MMKPGQYFALIIGILFLLIGIMGYIPAFVKAPAVAPEDAFLTFTFGYGDLLGLFPINVLHNLVHLLVGVLGIAASTTLSSARLYSGVLALFYGSLTLMGLFLPTQSTLGFIPIFGHDVWLHAITASIAAYFGFIATPDLLELSDGPEGTRSES; encoded by the coding sequence ATGATGAAGCCAGGACAATATTTTGCTTTGATTATCGGTATTCTTTTTCTCCTCATTGGCATCATGGGCTACATCCCAGCCTTTGTTAAAGCACCCGCAGTTGCGCCTGAGGATGCCTTTTTAACATTTACCTTTGGATATGGTGATTTGTTGGGATTATTCCCGATTAACGTTCTGCATAACTTAGTTCATCTCCTCGTTGGAGTTCTGGGAATTGCTGCATCAACCACGCTTAGCAGTGCTCGACTTTACAGTGGAGTTTTAGCGCTGTTCTATGGTTCATTAACCCTGATGGGGCTTTTCCTCCCAACTCAGTCAACATTGGGCTTTATTCCAATTTTTGGTCACGATGTTTGGCTGCATGCCATTACTGCTTCGATCGCAGCTTACTTTGGCTTTATTGCGACTCCAGATCTGCTGGAACTGAGCGATGGACCAGAGGGGACTCGCAGCGAGAGCTAA
- the ada gene encoding bifunctional DNA-binding transcriptional regulator/O6-methylguanine-DNA methyltransferase Ada — MTLLQTSEQNLWQAILDRDDRFDGKIFYGVHSTHIYCRPSCPSRRPQRHHVSFFRSPLEAEAAGFRPCKRCHPKTAIDPTQEKMLTVCRYLQSHSNPMPTLAELGSQVSMSPGHLQRVFKQQMGITPFQYAEALRTDRFKQALQQGEPIAQALYDAGYGSASRLYEKAAAQLGMTPATYQRSGQGMIIRYTITNTSLGALLVAATDRGLCSVRLGDPVKLQSELQQEFFQATLQPADTELQNWVEAIVEYLSGTNSLPDLPCDVQATAFQLQVWDALRRIPAGTTVHYSQLAEAIAQPTAVRAVARACATNPIALVVPCHRVVPKAGGVGGYRWGVDRKEALLRLEQQFKQKREEI; from the coding sequence ATGACACTGCTACAAACATCTGAACAAAACCTCTGGCAAGCCATTCTTGACCGAGACGATCGCTTTGATGGCAAAATCTTTTACGGCGTTCATTCCACTCACATCTACTGTCGCCCCTCCTGCCCCAGTCGCAGACCCCAACGCCATCACGTCTCCTTTTTTCGATCGCCCCTGGAAGCCGAAGCAGCCGGATTCCGTCCCTGCAAACGCTGCCATCCAAAAACTGCGATCGATCCGACTCAAGAAAAAATGCTGACAGTCTGCCGCTATTTGCAATCTCACTCAAACCCAATGCCGACACTGGCAGAACTAGGGTCACAGGTTAGTATGAGTCCGGGTCATTTGCAGCGAGTATTCAAGCAACAAATGGGCATCACGCCGTTTCAATATGCCGAGGCGCTACGAACCGATCGCTTCAAACAAGCCTTACAGCAAGGTGAACCGATCGCCCAAGCGCTCTACGATGCGGGTTATGGTTCTGCTAGTCGCCTCTATGAAAAAGCTGCCGCTCAGTTAGGGATGACCCCTGCTACTTATCAACGATCGGGACAAGGCATGATTATTCGCTATACCATCACCAACACTTCTCTTGGTGCGCTCCTCGTTGCTGCCACCGATCGCGGCTTGTGCTCAGTCCGATTAGGCGATCCGGTAAAGCTGCAATCCGAGCTTCAACAAGAATTTTTTCAGGCAACCCTCCAACCCGCCGACACCGAACTGCAAAACTGGGTAGAAGCGATCGTTGAATATCTCAGCGGCACAAATTCCTTACCTGACCTACCCTGTGATGTCCAGGCAACCGCCTTTCAGCTTCAAGTCTGGGATGCCCTCCGCCGCATTCCTGCTGGCACAACTGTCCACTACAGCCAACTTGCTGAAGCGATCGCTCAACCCACTGCCGTCCGAGCTGTTGCCCGTGCTTGCGCCACGAACCCGATCGCGCTAGTTGTTCCCTGCCATCGTGTCGTTCCTAAGGCTGGTGGTGTTGGTGGCTATCGTTGGGGAGTCGATCGAAAGGAAGCACTTTTGCGGTTGGAGCAGCAGTTCAAACAAAAAAGGGAAGAGATTTGA
- a CDS encoding DMT family transporter, with product MSLSASQNHTIQPIDWVLILLLSVIWGGSFFFIKIALADFQPLTIVWGRVTIAAILLTIWVYLSGQKMPRSAQLWREFSVMGLLNNLIPFCLIVWAETQIDSSLAAIVNATTPIFTVILANFLTQDEKLTLNRSIGIGLGICGVVVLVGFSVLRGLSLHDLGQFASLAASFSYGCASVYGRRFKTVPSLVTAAGTVTTASLLLLPIAFWVEKPWTVQPRLSAVAALIVLGLVCTGVAYFLYFSILGRVGATYVSLVTFLVPISALLLGILILGERLALNSIVGMALIFAGLAAIDGRFFRKA from the coding sequence ATGAGTTTATCTGCCTCACAGAACCACACCATTCAGCCGATCGACTGGGTTTTAATCCTGTTGCTCTCGGTGATCTGGGGCGGTTCTTTTTTCTTTATCAAAATTGCGCTCGCTGATTTTCAACCCTTAACGATCGTTTGGGGCAGAGTCACAATTGCGGCAATTCTTTTGACAATCTGGGTTTATTTGTCTGGACAGAAGATGCCGCGATCGGCTCAACTGTGGCGCGAGTTTTCGGTCATGGGGCTGCTCAACAATTTGATTCCCTTTTGCTTGATTGTCTGGGCAGAAACGCAGATAGACAGCAGCCTTGCCGCGATCGTCAATGCCACGACGCCAATTTTCACAGTGATTCTGGCAAATTTTCTAACGCAAGACGAAAAGCTGACGCTGAATCGATCGATTGGGATTGGTTTAGGGATCTGTGGTGTTGTGGTGCTGGTTGGCTTTAGCGTATTGCGTGGGTTGAGCCTGCATGACCTGGGACAGTTCGCCAGTTTAGCCGCGTCTTTTTCTTATGGCTGCGCCAGTGTTTATGGACGCAGATTTAAGACGGTTCCTTCACTGGTCACGGCTGCGGGAACGGTCACGACTGCTTCACTGCTGCTGTTGCCGATCGCTTTTTGGGTTGAAAAGCCCTGGACAGTTCAGCCTCGCTTATCGGCTGTCGCCGCATTAATTGTGCTGGGCTTAGTCTGTACGGGAGTTGCCTATTTCCTTTATTTCTCGATTCTGGGCAGAGTCGGCGCAACCTACGTTTCACTTGTCACATTTCTGGTTCCGATTAGTGCCCTGTTATTAGGAATCCTGATTTTAGGTGAACGGCTGGCTCTGAATTCGATCGTTGGTATGGCTCTAATTTTTGCTGGGCTAGCTGCGATCGACGGACGGTTTTTCCGCAAAGCCTGA
- a CDS encoding ferrochelatase, producing MVATPEKLQQSTADAPASADRIAVLLMGYGEVESYEDFANYNEQALNLLTAKFAPVPTWIYPPLAKLLAVFDLHEWSHQHDHFVSPHNAIFERQRAGIEKHLQQKWGEQVKVFKAFNFCAPFLPEQVLAEIKSEGFDKILIYPLLVVDSIFTSGIAVEQVNKALSNMAEGEEHWVKGMRYIPSFYNQPKYIHLLADIVEEQATRHLLEAHLPSQIGIILMNHGCPHKAKGFTSGIDESQALYEMVREELIYRYPLISVGWLNHQTPLIEWTQPNAELAAKNLIDLGATALVFMPIGFATENHETLLDVEHIILGLRKKRPDITYLQMPCVNDHPEFLKMTAEWAEEHIDELLSEQALAVNPSLAAVQAREFNSHTHDYHDHGHHHDHEHNHPDHKHDHHDHDHGHHHSH from the coding sequence GTGGTTGCTACCCCAGAGAAACTTCAACAATCAACTGCGGACGCTCCCGCCAGTGCCGATCGCATCGCGGTGCTGCTGATGGGCTACGGTGAGGTTGAAAGCTACGAAGACTTTGCCAACTACAACGAGCAAGCCCTAAATCTTCTGACTGCCAAATTTGCTCCCGTTCCCACCTGGATTTATCCACCTCTGGCAAAACTGCTGGCAGTATTCGATTTGCACGAGTGGAGCCACCAGCACGATCACTTTGTCTCACCCCACAACGCCATTTTTGAGCGGCAACGGGCAGGCATTGAAAAGCATTTGCAGCAGAAGTGGGGAGAGCAGGTCAAGGTGTTCAAAGCCTTCAACTTCTGTGCGCCCTTCTTGCCTGAACAGGTTCTAGCCGAGATCAAATCTGAGGGATTTGACAAGATTTTGATTTATCCGCTGCTGGTCGTGGATTCCATTTTTACCAGTGGCATTGCGGTCGAACAGGTCAACAAAGCCCTGTCGAATATGGCAGAAGGCGAGGAGCACTGGGTCAAAGGGATGCGCTATATCCCCTCCTTCTACAATCAGCCAAAATATATTCATTTGCTGGCGGATATCGTGGAGGAGCAAGCCACCAGGCACCTGCTTGAGGCACACCTGCCTTCGCAGATCGGCATTATCTTGATGAATCATGGTTGTCCACATAAAGCGAAAGGCTTTACCTCTGGCATTGATGAAAGCCAGGCACTTTATGAGATGGTGCGCGAAGAACTGATTTACCGTTATCCGCTGATCTCGGTTGGCTGGCTCAATCACCAAACACCGCTGATTGAATGGACGCAGCCCAATGCAGAACTCGCTGCCAAAAATCTAATTGATCTGGGTGCAACGGCTCTGGTCTTTATGCCGATCGGCTTTGCCACCGAAAACCATGAAACCCTGCTCGATGTAGAACATATCATTCTGGGATTGCGGAAAAAGCGTCCTGATATCACCTATCTGCAAATGCCCTGTGTCAATGACCATCCTGAGTTTCTGAAAATGACTGCAGAATGGGCAGAAGAGCATATTGATGAACTGCTCTCAGAACAGGCTTTAGCGGTCAATCCTTCTCTGGCAGCGGTGCAAGCGAGAGAGTTCAACAGTCATACGCATGATTATCACGATCATGGACACCATCATGATCATGAGCACAATCACCCCGATCATAAACACGATCATCACGATCATGATCATGGGCATCATCACTCCCATTAA